The DNA region CTTCCAACCAATCGAAACCGACCGGCGCGGCGAAGTGTCGGAAGGCGCCAAGCCCTATTTCAGCATTCCGGTCTTCAACTGGCACGCAGGGTTGCTTTCGGCAATTTATCAGCGCCAATACATCGAATCGGCTCGGCGGTTTGCGGAAGTTCCGCCGTTGACCGCTCGCCAAATTGAAGCCCTGGATTTGTTCGATTCGCTGGCCAACGATCCGGCGCTGCATCTGAACATGGAATTTCGGCGCGGCGACGTGCAGTTGGTTCACAACCACACGCTGCTGCATGACCGCACGGCGTTTGAAGATTGGCCGGAGCCGGAGCGCCGCCGCCATTTGCTGCGGTTGTGGCTCGCTCCGCCGCAAGCGCGCCCGTTGCCACCAGTGTTTGCGGAGCGCTACGGTTCACTCATGCCCGGCAACAGAGGTGGTGTGACACCCAAAACTGCAAAGCTGATTGCACCGCTCGACGCCGAATAAACCTGCCTTGACCAATGGCTTCCCTTCGATTGATGTTAAAGGCTATGGGGAAGAAGAAACCGACTGTTCGACCGCTACCCTCACCCGCTTTTGCCATCAAATTGCTGGCCTGGTACGACGAAGCCACGACCGAAATGCCGTGGCGCGGAGAGCGCGATCCGTATCGCATCTGGCTTTCGGAAGTGATGTTGCAACAAACGCGCATTGCTGCTGTTGAGGGGTATTACCGGCGCTTCCTGGAACGCTTTCCGACGATTCAATCATTGGCCAAAGCTTCGCTGGATGAAGTGCTGAAATTGTGGGAGGGCCTGGGATATTACGCGCGAGCGCGCAATTTGCATCGGTTGGCGCAGTTGGTTGTGAATGAATACAACGGTCAATTCCCTGCTTCCGCCGATGCATTGCAGGAATTGCCCGGCATTGGCCGATACACTGCTGCTGCCATCGCCAGCATCGCTTTCGGCGAAGCGGTCGCCGTGCTGGATGGCAATGTCGTTCGCGTGTTGACGCGGCTGATTGATTTGGCGGAAGAAATCAGCCAGCCGAAAGTGAAGGAGCAATTGTGGATGTTGGCGAATGACTTGCTGCCAGCGAAACGTCCCGGCGATTACAACCAGGCGTTGATGGATTTGGGCAGAATGATTTGCACGCCGCGCCGACCGGATTGCCCGCATTGCCCTGTGCGCGAATTCTGTC from Acidobacteriota bacterium includes:
- the mutY gene encoding A/G-specific adenine glycosylase, with the protein product MGKKKPTVRPLPSPAFAIKLLAWYDEATTEMPWRGERDPYRIWLSEVMLQQTRIAAVEGYYRRFLERFPTIQSLAKASLDEVLKLWEGLGYYARARNLHRLAQLVVNEYNGQFPASADALQELPGIGRYTAAAIASIAFGEAVAVLDGNVVRVLTRLIDLAEEISQPKVKEQLWMLANDLLPAKRPGDYNQALMDLGRMICTPRRPDCPHCPVREFCQAAARGTQELRPVKKPKAPLPEVHAAAAVIQDEDGRLLLVRRSEEGLLGGLWMLPGGRCEPGESYADCLQRSLKQTLGVQIRVGQEMAATAQTLTHFRLRLRAFACEVIAGTLPSETHWAWATPPEVSNYSLGKADREIVDRLEQWQPRLFEE